Genomic segment of Sulfitobacter faviae:
CAGAAAGCCCGCCGCCTCGGGGCGCATCATCCAAGCAAGGTGCAATTCCGCCAGCCCCAGCAACACCTCGGTCCGCGCAGGATCCTCCGGCGCGGAGACCTCTGCCAGCCGCGTCATCAATGCTTCGCGCGTGGCGAGAAAGTCCTGCTCCCCCTGCTCAGCCAAGGACAAAGGCGCAAAGACAGCACCCCCTCCGCCGTCGCGGGCGGAGCCAAGAGCAAAGACAGGCCAAGAACAATGTTGTGCAGATGCTTCATTATATGAATAGATGCACTTTATTCTTGTAAAGATCCATTCTTTATTTCACACTGATCTTCATAATGTCACGCCATCCTTGCCCAAACTGAGGCCCGTTATGACGGAAACCAGCCATATCAGCATGTCGCTGGCGACTTCCCTCCAGCGCCAGCTCGACATCACCGCCAACAATATCGCCAACGCCAGCACCGCGGGCTACAAGGGCGAACATGTGGTGTTCGAGGCGCTATTGCAGGACAACACTGCGCTTGGCGACGATCAGGCGGCTTTCGTCAGCGATACCGGCTCCTACATCGACACCCGCCCCGGCGCGCTGTCGCAAACCGGCAACCCGCTGGACGTGGCGCTGCATGGTGAGGGGTGGTTCAGCTATCAAACCGCCGACGGGCAACAGGCCTTTGGCCGCGACGGCAGCTTTGCGATCGACCCTGAGGGCAATCTGACGCTCCTGTCGGGGGCCAAAGTGCTCGACGCGGGCGGTGCGCCGATCCAACTGCCCCCTGCGGGCATGGGCGATATCAACATTTCCGAAGATGGCACCATTTCGGGCAGTGAGACCGGCCCGCTGGGCCGGATCGGCGTCTTCGATATTCCTGAGATTCAAAGCTACAAACGGCTTGGTGGCGGCATGCTTGTCGCACCTGAGGGGGCCGCCAAACCGGGCGTGGCCGAAGCCGTGCAGGTGCGCCAAGGCACGCTGGAGCTGAGCAACGTGAACCCGGTGCGCGAGATGACGCGGCTGATCGACGTGCAGCGCGCTTATGAGCGCACCAATACCATGATGGGCAATGCGGACGACCTGCGCCGCGACTCGCTCAAACGGATCGCGCAGGCGGTCTGACCCGGCATCCGTAGAACGGAAGGAACGAGACAATGAAGGCACTCAGCATCGCCGC
This window contains:
- the flgF gene encoding flagellar basal-body rod protein FlgF, encoding MTETSHISMSLATSLQRQLDITANNIANASTAGYKGEHVVFEALLQDNTALGDDQAAFVSDTGSYIDTRPGALSQTGNPLDVALHGEGWFSYQTADGQQAFGRDGSFAIDPEGNLTLLSGAKVLDAGGAPIQLPPAGMGDINISEDGTISGSETGPLGRIGVFDIPEIQSYKRLGGGMLVAPEGAAKPGVAEAVQVRQGTLELSNVNPVREMTRLIDVQRAYERTNTMMGNADDLRRDSLKRIAQAV